A stretch of the Oceanicola sp. D3 genome encodes the following:
- a CDS encoding periplasmic heavy metal sensor, with the protein MTDLQPPPPEETTARPRRRWVRVVLVLSLAANLAVAGLVLGAWITHDGKRGPDGPRGERDRIVRELGFGPYSRAIPREGREGMKAAIEPHRGALRANRDALRGAFEATLTTLRSAPFDRAAMAAQMAAQRDAIAANQKIGHEILLDRLEAMTPEQRTAFADRLERGLGREPGRKKKGD; encoded by the coding sequence ATGACCGACCTTCAACCGCCCCCGCCCGAAGAGACCACCGCCCGCCCGCGCCGCCGCTGGGTGCGCGTGGTGCTCGTGCTCTCGCTCGCTGCCAACCTCGCCGTTGCCGGGCTGGTGCTTGGCGCATGGATCACCCATGACGGCAAGCGCGGACCCGATGGACCACGTGGCGAGCGGGACCGCATCGTGCGCGAGCTGGGCTTTGGCCCCTACTCACGCGCCATTCCGCGCGAGGGCCGCGAGGGCATGAAAGCCGCGATCGAGCCGCATCGGGGCGCCCTTCGGGCCAACCGCGATGCGCTGCGCGGCGCCTTCGAAGCCACGCTGACCACGCTGCGCAGCGCGCCTTTCGACCGCGCCGCGATGGCCGCTCAGATGGCCGCCCAGCGTGATGCCATCGCCGCCAACCAAAAGATCGGCCACGAGATCCTTCTGGACCGGCTGGAGGCCATGACCCCCGAACAGCGCACCGCCTTTGCCGACAGGCTTGAACGCGGGCTCGGGCGGGAACCGGGCCGGAAGAAAAAGGGCGATTAA
- the dnaG gene encoding DNA primase: MSLPPGFLDELRTRLSLSDVVGRKVMWDRKKSNQGKGDMWAPCPFHHEKTASFHVDDKQGFYYCFGCHAKGDAISFVRETENVGFMEAIEILAGEAGMQMPARDPRAQEKADAATRLTGVMEQAVQWFRLQLKTAAGAEARSYLAGRGLGDAAQERWGLGFAPPGWEGLREALAAKGVSVEDMLACRLLRESDKGRAPYDAFRNRIMFPIRDIRGRCIAFGGRAMDPADNAKYLNSSEGPLFDKGRVLFNHQQARGAVGKGQALIVAEGYMDVIALAEAGFSAAVAPLGTAITEEQLQMLWRMAPEPVVALDGDKAGLRAAMRLIDMALPQIGPGRSLRFALMPEGKDPDDLLRAEGPPAMQAVLDRAEPLSAMLWRRETEDRPLDSPERRAALDASLRAATALIQDPDVRRHYEEDFKQRKWELFNPRRTAAAPAQQGSGPQQRAWRPRGTPPPALPTPSTRSSALAAAGAEIEEQLREAVILATLLTHPDLADEFAHAIEELDWKGDGHAAVAMALLTHADTPDPRGALEEEFGHAALEKLFTPAHVRIAPCIRNPGDTELARMCLAMDFAILSADRGAAREIAEAMHQIDGLADEGLTWRLGQASEARHRAATNHETDKADYDIAPNGARLDRSERASLDALLEQIGHQKPRGKQD, from the coding sequence ATGTCGCTGCCACCCGGATTCCTTGACGAGCTACGCACCCGCCTGTCGCTCTCCGACGTGGTGGGCCGCAAGGTCATGTGGGACCGCAAGAAATCCAACCAAGGCAAGGGCGACATGTGGGCGCCCTGCCCCTTCCACCATGAGAAGACAGCCAGCTTTCACGTCGATGACAAGCAGGGCTTCTACTACTGCTTCGGCTGCCACGCGAAGGGCGATGCGATCAGCTTCGTGCGCGAAACCGAGAATGTCGGCTTCATGGAGGCGATCGAGATACTCGCGGGCGAGGCCGGGATGCAGATGCCTGCGCGCGATCCGCGGGCGCAGGAGAAGGCCGATGCCGCCACCCGGCTGACCGGGGTGATGGAGCAGGCGGTGCAGTGGTTTCGCTTGCAGCTCAAAACCGCCGCCGGGGCCGAAGCACGCAGCTATCTGGCTGGGCGCGGGCTGGGGGACGCGGCGCAAGAACGCTGGGGGCTGGGTTTTGCCCCGCCGGGATGGGAAGGTCTGCGCGAGGCATTGGCCGCCAAGGGCGTGAGCGTCGAAGACATGCTCGCCTGCCGCCTCCTGCGCGAAAGCGACAAGGGCCGTGCGCCCTATGATGCCTTCCGCAACCGCATCATGTTTCCGATTCGCGATATCCGGGGCCGCTGCATCGCTTTTGGTGGGCGCGCGATGGACCCGGCGGACAATGCGAAATACCTCAACTCATCGGAGGGGCCGCTCTTCGATAAGGGCCGCGTCCTCTTCAACCACCAGCAGGCCCGGGGCGCGGTGGGCAAGGGACAAGCGCTGATCGTGGCCGAGGGCTACATGGATGTGATCGCGCTGGCCGAGGCGGGCTTTAGCGCGGCGGTAGCTCCGCTGGGCACGGCGATCACCGAGGAGCAGTTGCAGATGCTCTGGCGAATGGCGCCCGAGCCGGTGGTGGCGCTGGATGGCGACAAGGCCGGCCTTCGCGCAGCGATGCGGCTCATCGACATGGCGCTGCCGCAAATCGGCCCGGGCCGCTCGCTTCGCTTTGCCCTGATGCCAGAAGGAAAAGACCCGGACGACCTGCTTCGCGCCGAAGGCCCGCCTGCCATGCAAGCCGTGCTTGACCGGGCCGAACCCCTCTCTGCCATGCTTTGGCGGCGGGAAACCGAAGATCGCCCGCTCGACAGCCCCGAGCGCCGCGCCGCGCTGGATGCCTCGCTGCGGGCCGCAACTGCGTTGATCCAAGATCCCGACGTGCGGCGGCACTACGAGGAAGACTTCAAGCAGCGCAAATGGGAGCTGTTCAACCCGCGCCGCACCGCCGCTGCCCCGGCCCAACAGGGCAGCGGCCCACAGCAGCGTGCGTGGCGCCCGCGCGGCACCCCGCCCCCGGCGCTGCCTACGCCCTCCACCCGAAGTTCGGCACTGGCCGCCGCCGGCGCCGAGATCGAGGAGCAACTGCGCGAAGCGGTGATTCTCGCCACCCTGCTCACGCATCCCGATCTGGCCGATGAATTTGCCCATGCCATCGAAGAGCTCGACTGGAAGGGCGACGGCCATGCTGCCGTTGCCATGGCGCTGCTGACCCACGCCGATACCCCCGACCCCCGTGGCGCATTGGAAGAAGAATTCGGCCATGCCGCCCTTGAAAAACTCTTCACACCGGCACATGTCCGCATTGCGCCCTGCATCCGCAATCCCGGCGACACCGAGTTGGCTCGTATGTGCCTCGCCATGGATTTCGCAATCCTCTCTGCCGATCGCGGGGCCGCGCGTGAGATCGCCGAAGCGATGCACCAGATTGACGGGTTGGCCGATGAGGGGCTGACCTGGCGGCTTGGACAGGCGTCAGAAGCCCGGCATCGCGCCGCAACCAACCACGAAACCGACAAGGCCGACTATGACATCGCCCCAAACGGCGCCCGCCTCGACCGCAGCGAACGCGCCAGCCTCGACGCTCTGCTTGAGCAGATCGGGCACCAGAAACCGCGCGGCAAACAGGATTGA